From the Campylobacter concisus genome, the window ATCGGACCAGAATTTCTACTTTTACCGATCGCATCGATCTCATCTATAAAAACGATCGCTGGAGCCTCTTTTTTAGCATTTTCAAAAAGATCTCTAACCCTACTTGCGCCAACACCGACAAACATCTCTATAAAGCTTGATGCTGACATAGAGAAAAATGGAACACTAGCCTCGCCTGCAACTGCTCTTGCAAGAAGCGTTTTACCAGTACCTGGAGGGCCAACTAGTAAAATACCTTTTGGAATTTTTGCCCCAAGTCTTAGATATTTATCAGGACTTTTTAGATAATCAACTATCTCTTGAACCTCTTCTTTTGCCTCTTCGACACCTGCGACATCATCAAACTTAACTTTTGGTTTTTCAGAATTTATAAGTTTTTTTGCACTTCCTATGCCAAGTATGCCACCGCCAATATTCTTTTGCATACGACTAGCAATAAACATCCAAATGGCAAAAAATATAAATACTGGGATTATCCATGAAAATATAAGATCACCAAACCAGTTATTTTCGCTATAAACGCTATAAGTTATGCCATTTTGCTCAAGTATACCAATGAGCGTTGGATCATTTATACGTTTTGCAAGATAGATAGTTTTGTCACTACCTATGCCTTTTATGGTAGTTTCTGAGATAGCAACCTCATTTAGCTGCTTATTTTTTAACATATCTTTAAACTCAGAATAAGCTACCATTTTACTCTGGGCATTGCTATTTAGCCCAAAAGAGCCACCTAGTCCGTCTCCACTAAAGCTTCTAAAAGCTAAAACTATAACTATTGCAAAAATGGCAAAAATGAAAATAGGATTTTTATTAAAAAAACCGTTATTGTTGCCATTATTTTGGTTATTATTTTGGTTATTCATCTATTTCCTTATAAACAAAGCTGCTCCAATCGTTACTTTGTTTTATCTCAATTAGCTCCAAATCCTTAAACGTATCTTTAATCCTATCTTCGTATTTGTTTAAAATTCCTGACAATACCAAGTAGCCGCCTTTTTTAAGCGATTTTTTTAAGTCATTTGAGAGCATAAAAATGACATCAGCAATGATATTTGCTACGACAATGTCATATTTTTGCTCTAAATTCGCGATAGAGCCTGTCCAAATTTTATTAAATTTAACCTCATTTAACTCGGCGTTGCTAATTGAGCTTTGCGTGGCTTGCTCGTCTGTATCACAAGCATCGACCTTACAGCCAAGCTTTGCCAGGGCAATACTTAAAATTCCACTTCCGCAGCCCACGTCTAAAGTAGTATTGCCACTTTTTGCATATTTTTGTAAAAGCTGCAAGCAAGAATTTGTGCTTTCATGGTGCCCTGAGCCAAAGGCTAGAGCTGGGTCGATTATGATATTTGTTACGCCATTAAGTGGCTCTTCCCAGCTAGGTCTAACATAAATTTTATCAACCAAAATAGGCTTAACTGCCTTTTTATATTCACCTAGCCAGTCTTTATTTTCTTTTAAATTAAGAGAAATTTTTAAATCATTTGAAATTTTACGAACACTAGAGAGCCCTTTTGCATACTCTTCAATACCCCAAGCTATATCTTTTAGATCATACTCTTCCCTGATGATGATCTCGTGATCTAGCTCTTCAACACAGGTAACTCCAAAAGAGAAAACTAGCTCTAAAATTTCATCATAAAAATTTGATGTTTTTATGCTTAATTCGTAGAATTTATCTTTCATTAACCAAGAACGTCTTCAAGCTTCTCTTTTAAAACTTGTGGCGTAAAAGGTTTAACGATGTAGTTATTAACACCTGCTTTTAAAGCTGTTATAACTTCGGCTTTTCCGCCCTCTGTTGTTACCATTATGATAGGCATATCAACATACTTTTGCTCTGCTCTTACCTTTTTAACAAGCTCAAGACCATTCATCTCAGGCATATTCCAGTCAGTGATAAGAACTTCGATACCTTCGTTTTGAGTTAAGATATTCCAGGCCTCAAGACCGTGCTCAGCCTCAAGAATTTCTTGATGTCCTAACCTTTGCAAAGTATTTTTTATGATTCTTCTCATTGTTGAACTGTCATCTACAACCAAAATCTTCACATAATATCCTTTTAGTAAAAATTGCCCTATTCTAGCTAATTTAAATTTATAAAAGCTTTAACGATATCTAAGTAGTTTAAAGGCCTCTTTTAGGTCAAGCAACCCTTCATAGTAGGCTTTCCCAACTATTACGCCACTAATCTCATTTGTAGCTTTTAGCATCAAAATATCATTTATATCACTCACGCCACCACTTGCTATTGTCTCAAGCTTGCTATTTCTAGCTATTTGCAAGCTAAACTCAACATTGACTCCGCCAAGCATTCCATCTTTGTTAATATCGGTGCAAATCACAGCTTCTACACCCACATCTGCAAATTTTTTCGCAAGATCGACTGCTTTTATGTTTGAAACCTCGCCCCAGCCTTGCACTGCCACATAGCCATCTTTGGCATCTATGCCAACTACGACTCTGTAAATTCCAGCCATTTTTGCTGTAAATTCTGGATCACGAAGGGCAACTGAGCCAAGGATCACCCTGCTAACTCCAAGGTCCAAATAGCGCTTTATTCGCTCTTCATCTCTTATGCCGCCACCCACTTGGACGCTTAAATTTGTAGCCTTTGTAATTTTTTCAATTGTTTTAAAATTTATCGTCTCTCCAGCAAATGCACCGTCTAAATCAACCACATGAAGCCATTTTGCGCCATAATCTTCAAATTTCTTAGCAAGTTCACTTGGCTCGTTGCTATAAATTTTTGCACTTTGCATAAGACCTTTGCTAAGTCTAACTGCTTGTCCCTCTTTTAAATCAATAGCTGGAAAAATTTCCATCATAACCTCGCAAAATTCTCTAAAATTTTAAGTCCAGCTTCATGACTTTTTTCTGGATGAGGCTGAAAGCCAAATATATTTTCATGCCAAACCGCACTTGTAAATTCATATCCATAAGTCGTCTTTGCCAGTGCAAATTTATCATCACAAACCACATGATAGCTATGTACAAAATATAAATACTCAAGCTCTTTTAGTCCTAAATTTAATGGGCTATTTTGCTTAAATTCCAAAGCGTTCCAGCCAATGTGAGGTATCTTTAATGGTTTATCGAAATTAGCTTCATTAAATTTTACGACCTCGCCAGGCAAAAGAGAGAGTCCCTCATGCTCGCCAAACTCGAAGCTTCGCTCAAATAAAAGCTGCATACCAAGACAAATGCCAATAAAAGCTTTGCCACTTTTTACAGCCTCTTTTATTGCTTCATCCATGCCGTTATTTTTTAGCTTTGTCATCGCCTCACCAAAAGCTCCAACGCCTGGCAAAACAATGTGCGAATACTCCTTTAAATTTTCAGGCTTACTTACTAAGGCACATTTTTTGTCAAGAAAATCAAAAGCATTTATCACGCTTTTGATGTTTCCAGCTCCATAGTCAATTATCGCTATCATTGTTCTTTGCCTCTAATTAGCCTTTTAGATTTAGTGCATGATTAAACTCAGGCACGATCACCTTAAGAGCAGGTGCTACCTCGTCATCTTCAAGCTGCAAAAGCCCATTTATCTGTGAATTTAAAAGAGTTAGGTCGTATGGCTGTGAGTGCGTCACAAAGATCGATTCATACTTAGTTTGAACGTCATCTTTGTTGATAAGCAGCTCCTCATAAAGCTTCTCGCCAGGTCTAAGCCCTACAAATTCGATACCCAGATGCTCTTTGTTTGAAAGCAGAAGCATCTTTTTAGCAAGATCAACGATCTTGATTGGCTCGCCCATATCAAGCACAAAAAGCTCGCCACCTTCTGCAATAGAGGCAGCTTGAAGTACCAGCTGACACGCCTCAGATGTGAGCATAAAATATCTTGTAATCTCTGGGTGAGTAACACTTAGTGGCTTATTTGCAGCGATCTGTGCTTTAAATTTCGGTATAACAGAACCACTTGAACCAAGGACATTTCCAAAGCGCACGCAAACTATCTCACACACGCCAGCTTCATTTGAATTTAAAGCATAAAGCTCACAAACACGCTTAGTTGTTCCCATTATATTTGTTGGGCGTACGGCCTTGTCTGATGAGATCATAACAAATTTTTTAACGCCATATTTTTTTGAAAGATCGACAGCATTTTTTGTGCCAAGGATATTATTTTCGACAGCCGAGCGAGGATTTAGCTCGCAAAGTGGCACGTGCTTATATGCGGCGGCATGGATGACGATCTCAGGTTTAAAGTCAGCAAAAACCTCTTCAAAATCCTTTAAATTTGTGATATTTATAAGCTTGCTAATAGTTCTTTTATCTTTTGTATCTTCGCCTATTTTATAAAGATTAAACTCGCTGTGCTCAACCATTATAAGCTCACTTACACCATATTTCAAGCACTGCTTACAAATTTCGCTTCCTATACTACCGCCAGCTCCAGTAACAAGCACTCTTTTATCTTTTAAGAAATTTGAAATGGCTTCTGGATTAAGGTCTTTTGGCTTTCTAGCGAGCAAATCTTCGATCGAGATATCTTTGATCGGCTCATTTTCGATAAGCGAAAAGAGCTTCATATCTCTTATGCCATATCCAGTTAGCTCATCAACTAAAGCTTGAAGCTCGTCTTGATCAAGTGCTAGTGCGATGATAGCAGTCTTTGCGTCGTAGTCTTTTATAAGGCTTGGTATATCTTTTTTATCTTGAACTAAAAATCCATCACAATAAGTACCAACAAGATCACTTCTGCCATCTACCACGCCAACTGCGTAGTAGTCAAGATAGCCCTGCTTTAAGCCACGTAAGACGTGAAGCGCTTTTGACGTTGCGCCTATAACGATACAAGGCTCACCTTTGTGAGGTTTGTTTGAAAAGTCAAGCACCATGCGTTTTGAAATTCTTAAAAGCCCAACAAGTAAGCATGAAATAAGAAGATCAATGAAAATAACGCTTCTTGGATATGGATTTAAAAAATCTTGAATGATAAAAAAAATGATCGTAAATAAAACCGCTGAGCAAACGTGGGCAAGAAAAATTTTTCTTGCTTCATTTAATCCAAAAAACCTCCACGGCACCTTGTAAATTTTAAACATCCACATAAAAAATAGCTTAAATACGATCAAAAATCCAGCCGTTACAAAAAGCCCTTGCACGTAGATATCTGGGATGTCGGCGTTAAATCTTAAAAGATAAGCCGCATATATCGAAAAAATAAATATAAAAACATCGCCAAGAAGAAAAAATACGAGCCTTTTTAACTTTGTTGCATGAAACATTTAAGCATTTTCCTTGACTATTTTTATCACTCTTTCTTGTGTCTGCTCACTCATATCGCTGCCACTTGGCAAGCAAATTCCTCTTGAAAATAGATCTTCGCTATATCCATCGATAAAGCTTAACGCACCTTTAAATACAGGCTGTAAATGCATAGGCTTCCAAAGTGGGCGACTCTCGATGTTCTCATCAGCTAGTGCTTTTATAACTTTTAAATGTGTATCCTTTTTGGCAAAAACGCCGGTTGTGAGCCATCTGTTACCACGAGAATTTGGCAGTTCTGGCATAAATTCTAAAATATCGTCAAGCTCTTTTTCATAAATTTCAAAGACTTTTCTCTTTTGCTCGACTCTTTTTTCTAAAACTTCCATCTGTGCCACGCCAATAGCGCCTAGGACGTTGCTTAAGCGGTAGTTATAGCCATAGTCTTTGTGCTCGTAGTGAAGCAATGGCTCTCTTGCTTGCGTGCTGTAAAATCTAGCTTTTTCTACAAATTCCTTGTCACCAACTAGCATACCGCCACCTGAAGTGGTGATTATTTTATTGCCATTAAAACTATATGCGCCCATCACGCCAAATGTGCCAAGTGCCTTGCCGCCGTAAAATCCACCAAGTGCTTCAGCTGCATCTTCAACTAAAGCGATGCCCTCGTTTTGGCAAATTTCACAAATTTCTTTCATCTTTGAAGCTTGCCCGTAAAGATGAGTAACGACTAATGCCTTTGGCTTTTTAGGTAAATTTGAGATCGCTTTTTTTAGTAGCTTTGGGCTTAAATTCCAACTCTCATCGCAGTCTATGAATACTGGAGTTGCTTTTTCATAAAGTATAGGCGAGACTGAAGCCATGAAAGTAAAACTAGAAGCCAGCACAAAATCACCCTCTTTTACACCAAGGACACGAAGTGCTAGGTGAAGCGCCGCCGTTCCAGCGCTTAGTGCAAGAGCATCTTTTGCTCCGGTGTAGCTTTTTATACTTTCTTCAAATTTATTTACATACTCGCCAAGCGGCGCTATATAGTTGCTTTCAAAAACTTTTTTTATATATTCTTGCTCTTTTCCGCTCATATTTGGTGGAGATAAAAAAACTCTATCCATTTCATCCCTTTCGTGATTTTTTGGCGATTTTAGCACTTATTTTTAAATTTATATCTTAGCGCGCTCGCTCGCTGGCACGCCGTAAGCCTTTGTGTCATCTTTTATATCTCTAACGACCACGCTTCCAGCGCCGATGATGCAGTTTTTGCCAATACTTATGCCTTGAATGACGTTTGAGCCAATACCAACATGCGTAAATTCGCCCACGCTAACGTTTCCAGCAAGGGCTGAATTTGGGCTGATGTGAGCAAATTTACCTATCACGCACTCATGCTCTATCACCGCGCCAGAATTTATGATAGCACCCTCTTTTATGTGAGCTTTTGCGTTTATCACGGCATTTGGCATGACAACTACGCCTTTTTCTATCGCAGCACTTTCGCTCACAACCGCACTTTTATGGATCAAATTTACTATCTCAAAGCCAGCAGCCTCTACCTTTTGGCTGACCTTTTGCCTAGTTTTGTTTTCGCCAATGGCTATTATGATGTCAGCTTTTTCAAGCTCTGGGCTAAATTTACGCTCGCTAGCATCATCTAAAAAAACTATCTCATCATAGCCATTATCTCTAGCGATGTCAGCGACCACAAGACCGTGACCGCTTGCTCCGTAGATGTAAATTTTCTTAGTTTTTACCATTAAATTTCTCCGTCGTCGCCTGCCCCTCTTTGCTGACGCCACTTCGTTTTAGTACCTTTTCGATGGTCATTAAAGCGATCTTTACATCAAGCATAAAGCTTAAATTTTTAGCGTAATAGACGTCGTACTCAAATTTTTTCTCCCAGCTTATGGCGTTTCTGCCATTTACCTGCGCTAGCCCTGTGATACCTGGACGTACGTCATGGCGGTGCTTTTGTGTTTCGTTATAGATGGGCAGATACTCAACTAAAAGCGGCCTTGGTCCGATGAAGCTCATATCGCCTTTTAGCACATTAAAGAGCTGTGGCAACTCATCAAGGCTAAGCGAGCGGATAAGTTTGCCAAATCTACCAAGACGCTGCTCATCTGGCAAGAGCTCGCCATTTGCGTCACGCTCATCGCTCATCGTCTTAAATTTATAAATTTTAAAAATTTTCTCATTAAGACCTGGTCTTGCCTGCGTAAAAATGACATCACGACTTACCTTAAAATAGATAAAAATCGCCGTTGCTATAATGATAGGCGACGTTAAAATGAGTAAAAACAAAGCCCCCAAAATATCAATCACCCTCTTTAAAAAATTTCTATACATCTGTAAATTTCCTATAAATTTCTATATATCTTTTTGCGATTTGCTTCTCGTCAAACTCACTAACCGCCCAGTTTCTGCCGTTTTGTCCAAGTCTAGCACAAAGCGCCTCGTCATCAAGCAAAATTTTTATCTTTCCAGCAAGATCATTTACGTCTTTTACCTTGCATAAAAGTCCGTTATAGCCATCCTTTACTGCTTCATTGCAGCCTGTCACGTCACTTGCAACGACTGCTTTAGCCATACTCATCGCCTCTAAAACCGTTCTTGGAAAACCCTCTTTGTAGCTAGGAAGTGCTAGTAAGTAAGAAGTCTTTAAAAGCTGCGGGATATCGTTTCTAGCGCCAAGATAACGTACCTTGCCACCTTTTAAAAAGCTCTCATCTGCGGTTGATTTATTGCCACTAAAACCCTCGCCCACAAAGACAAATTCGCAGTTTTTGTAGCCATTTAAAATTTCAGCTGCCTCGTAAAATTCTCGAACACCCTTGTGCCACATCGCCCTTGCGATCATTAAAATGACTTTTTTATCGCCAAGATCAGCTGCCTGCGTGATAGCTGGATCAAATTTAGTAGTATCTACGCCGACACTTTTTATGCGGTAAACTTTACTTTTATCTATCAAATTACGAGAGATCATATAATCAGCATCCGAGTCGTTTACAAACACGCAAGCATCGGCCTTTGCAAAGGAAAATTTATAAAGGCTCTCCATGACAAAACGCACAGCCTTTGTCTTAAGATCATCATCAATATAAAAGCTACCAAGGCCTTCAACCAAATTTATCACGTGCTTTATGCCAGCGTTTTTAGCGGCAAACGTGCCAAAGACATTTGACTTGTGAGCGCCAGTTTGAAGCAGGTCTAAATCTAGCTCGCCCAAAATTTGAGATAATTTTTTAGAGTTATTTATAACAGTTAGCGGATTTAGGCTCGCCTTATCAAGCTCGTAGGTAACAGCGTGAAAGCTCTTTGCAAGCTCGCCTGTGAAGTCGCCCTTTGGAGCGATAGCAAAGACCTCGTGTCCCATATCTTTTAAAGCCTGCATAATAGGTCGTCTAAAAAAGTGTATGCTCATGTCAGCGTGGCTTAAAAACCCTATCCTTGCCATTTTTACCTCTTTAGCTTATAAATTTTTGCCGCCCCATCAAGTATGACTGGCTCAAAAATTTTTGGATCGTACCTTTCAAGCACAAAAAGCTGGATGTATGTGCTATTTAAAATACTTTCATCAAGGATGATAAACCTGCTGTAATCCCTCATAAAAATGACAGAAATATTTGAGCTTTCGTTATTTTTATACTCTTTGACATTTAGCTTGCCAGCCTCGTTATAATCAGTCTCTATGAAATATTTAAGAGGCAAGATATTGCCATCATAGATTAAATTTGTGACATCACTTGTGAGCGTAAATCCACCATTTAGCCTAATGCCATTTTCATTTTGCGAGATCGCTCTTGTGACGATAAAAAGGCCGTTGTTTAAATTTTTACCGCTTTTTAGATCGATCTTGCTAAACTGCAAAATGGTCGGAAAAATACCAAGCATCCTATCTGGCAAGTAGTAGTAAATATCCCTAGTCTTTGCTGGCAAGCTAAAATTTGCCTTTTTTATATCGCTAAAAAACTGATCGATGCTTGCATTTCTCTCTTTTAAAATTTGAGCCAAATTGCCATTAAATCGCTCTTTAAAATTTCGCTCTGTGTACTCAACATCAAGCCTTGCCATATTTGCCGAGCTCATCTCATCGCTTCCAAGCGCAAAACTCACGGCAAAATTTTCACGCCCAAGGTGCTTTCCGCCGTCAATGAGCGTCTTAACATCGCTGTAATATCTGATCGGATATCCATAGTCCCACCACGCAACCACGTAGTCCTCGCGTCCTGCGATACCTTTTAGCTTATTTAAAATTTCAACCTCTTTGTGTACAAAAACTGGCTCAGCCTTGTAACCATAGATATGAATGAGCGCTGGAGTAAGAGCAAGCATGGTTATAAAGGCTCTCGCAAGATTTAGTACCGCTCCTTTTAGCTTTAAATTTGAAAGTATAAACTCCACCAAATAGCCAAAGCCAAGCGCCATAATAGGCACAGCATAAATA encodes:
- the pglA gene encoding N,N'-diacetylbacillosaminyl-diphospho-undecaprenol alpha-1,3-N-acetylgalactosaminyltransferase, with the translated sequence MARIGFLSHADMSIHFFRRPIMQALKDMGHEVFAIAPKGDFTGELAKSFHAVTYELDKASLNPLTVINNSKKLSQILGELDLDLLQTGAHKSNVFGTFAAKNAGIKHVINLVEGLGSFYIDDDLKTKAVRFVMESLYKFSFAKADACVFVNDSDADYMISRNLIDKSKVYRIKSVGVDTTKFDPAITQAADLGDKKVILMIARAMWHKGVREFYEAAEILNGYKNCEFVFVGEGFSGNKSTADESFLKGGKVRYLGARNDIPQLLKTSYLLALPSYKEGFPRTVLEAMSMAKAVVASDVTGCNEAVKDGYNGLLCKVKDVNDLAGKIKILLDDEALCARLGQNGRNWAVSEFDEKQIAKRYIEIYRKFTDV
- the pglE gene encoding UDP-N-acetylbacillosamine transaminase — protein: MDRVFLSPPNMSGKEQEYIKKVFESNYIAPLGEYVNKFEESIKSYTGAKDALALSAGTAALHLALRVLGVKEGDFVLASSFTFMASVSPILYEKATPVFIDCDESWNLSPKLLKKAISNLPKKPKALVVTHLYGQASKMKEICEICQNEGIALVEDAAEALGGFYGGKALGTFGVMGAYSFNGNKIITTSGGGMLVGDKEFVEKARFYSTQAREPLLHYEHKDYGYNYRLSNVLGAIGVAQMEVLEKRVEQKRKVFEIYEKELDDILEFMPELPNSRGNRWLTTGVFAKKDTHLKVIKALADENIESRPLWKPMHLQPVFKGALSFIDGYSEDLFSRGICLPSGSDMSEQTQERVIKIVKENA
- the pglC gene encoding undecaprenyl phosphate N,N'-diacetylbacillosamine 1-phosphate transferase, which produces MYRNFLKRVIDILGALFLLILTSPIIIATAIFIYFKVSRDVIFTQARPGLNEKIFKIYKFKTMSDERDANGELLPDEQRLGRFGKLIRSLSLDELPQLFNVLKGDMSFIGPRPLLVEYLPIYNETQKHRHDVRPGITGLAQVNGRNAISWEKKFEYDVYYAKNLSFMLDVKIALMTIEKVLKRSGVSKEGQATTEKFNGKN
- the pglF gene encoding UDP-N-acetylglucosamine 4,6-dehydratase (configuration-retaining), producing the protein MFHATKLKRLVFFLLGDVFIFIFSIYAAYLLRFNADIPDIYVQGLFVTAGFLIVFKLFFMWMFKIYKVPWRFFGLNEARKIFLAHVCSAVLFTIIFFIIQDFLNPYPRSVIFIDLLISCLLVGLLRISKRMVLDFSNKPHKGEPCIVIGATSKALHVLRGLKQGYLDYYAVGVVDGRSDLVGTYCDGFLVQDKKDIPSLIKDYDAKTAIIALALDQDELQALVDELTGYGIRDMKLFSLIENEPIKDISIEDLLARKPKDLNPEAISNFLKDKRVLVTGAGGSIGSEICKQCLKYGVSELIMVEHSEFNLYKIGEDTKDKRTISKLINITNLKDFEEVFADFKPEIVIHAAAYKHVPLCELNPRSAVENNILGTKNAVDLSKKYGVKKFVMISSDKAVRPTNIMGTTKRVCELYALNSNEAGVCEIVCVRFGNVLGSSGSVIPKFKAQIAANKPLSVTHPEITRYFMLTSEACQLVLQAASIAEGGELFVLDMGEPIKIVDLAKKMLLLSNKEHLGIEFVGLRPGEKLYEELLINKDDVQTKYESIFVTHSQPYDLTLLNSQINGLLQLEDDEVAPALKVIVPEFNHALNLKG
- a CDS encoding 50S ribosomal protein L11 methyltransferase, which produces MKDKFYELSIKTSNFYDEILELVFSFGVTCVEELDHEIIIREEYDLKDIAWGIEEYAKGLSSVRKISNDLKISLNLKENKDWLGEYKKAVKPILVDKIYVRPSWEEPLNGVTNIIIDPALAFGSGHHESTNSCLQLLQKYAKSGNTTLDVGCGSGILSIALAKLGCKVDACDTDEQATQSSISNAELNEVKFNKIWTGSIANLEQKYDIVVANIIADVIFMLSNDLKKSLKKGGYLVLSGILNKYEDRIKDTFKDLELIEIKQSNDWSSFVYKEIDE
- the hisA gene encoding 1-(5-phosphoribosyl)-5-[(5-phosphoribosylamino)methylideneamino]imidazole-4-carboxamide isomerase; the encoded protein is MEIFPAIDLKEGQAVRLSKGLMQSAKIYSNEPSELAKKFEDYGAKWLHVVDLDGAFAGETINFKTIEKITKATNLSVQVGGGIRDEERIKRYLDLGVSRVILGSVALRDPEFTAKMAGIYRVVVGIDAKDGYVAVQGWGEVSNIKAVDLAKKFADVGVEAVICTDINKDGMLGGVNVEFSLQIARNSKLETIASGGVSDINDILMLKATNEISGVIVGKAYYEGLLDLKEAFKLLRYR
- the pglD gene encoding UDP-N-acetylbacillosamine N-acetyltransferase, with protein sequence MVKTKKIYIYGASGHGLVVADIARDNGYDEIVFLDDASERKFSPELEKADIIIAIGENKTRQKVSQKVEAAGFEIVNLIHKSAVVSESAAIEKGVVVMPNAVINAKAHIKEGAIINSGAVIEHECVIGKFAHISPNSALAGNVSVGEFTHVGIGSNVIQGISIGKNCIIGAGSVVVRDIKDDTKAYGVPASERAKI
- a CDS encoding chemotaxis response regulator CheY, which encodes MKILVVDDSSTMRRIIKNTLQRLGHQEILEAEHGLEAWNILTQNEGIEVLITDWNMPEMNGLELVKKVRAEQKYVDMPIIMVTTEGGKAEVITALKAGVNNYIVKPFTPQVLKEKLEDVLG
- the hisH gene encoding imidazole glycerol phosphate synthase subunit HisH codes for the protein MIAIIDYGAGNIKSVINAFDFLDKKCALVSKPENLKEYSHIVLPGVGAFGEAMTKLKNNGMDEAIKEAVKSGKAFIGICLGMQLLFERSFEFGEHEGLSLLPGEVVKFNEANFDKPLKIPHIGWNALEFKQNSPLNLGLKELEYLYFVHSYHVVCDDKFALAKTTYGYEFTSAVWHENIFGFQPHPEKSHEAGLKILENFARL